In Antechinus flavipes isolate AdamAnt ecotype Samford, QLD, Australia chromosome 3, AdamAnt_v2, whole genome shotgun sequence, a genomic segment contains:
- the VGLL3 gene encoding transcription cofactor vestigial-like protein 3, whose protein sequence is MSCAEVMYHPQPYGATQYLPNSVAAASCPTAYYHTASQSSQQKKLAVYSKMQESLEMTLPSKQEEEEEEDEEEEEEEEEEEKDQPAEMEYLNSRCVLFTYFQGDIGSVVDEHFSRALGQPSSFHTESAISKSKMGLTPLWRDSSTLSSQRSSFPTSFWTSSYQPPPRPCISGVHPDFSVTAPGTFAASDPGPWPGHNLHQTVPPPPPPVSESWHYPLTSQVSPSYTHMHDVYMHHHHPHPHMHHRHHHHPSASSHLDPRYGSLLMPSVHTARIPAPQCDITKTDPTTVTTATSAWAGAFHGTVDIVPSFGFDSGLQHQDKGKESPWF, encoded by the exons ATGAGTTGTGCGGAGGTGATGTATCACCCTCAGCCATATGGAGCAACCCAGTATTTGCCCAACTCAGTGGCAGCAGCATCCTGCCCCACAGCTTATTACCATACCGCTTCCCAATCCAGCCAGCAG AAAAAGTTAGCAGTATACAGCAAGATGCAGGAGTCTCTGGAAATGACCCTTCCCAGCaaacaagaggaggaggaggaggaggatgaggaggaggaggaggaggaggaggaggaggagaaagaccAGCCTGCCGAGATGGAGTACCTTAACTCTCGATGTGTCCTTTTCACTTATTTCCAGGGAGACATTGGTTCAGTAGTGGATGAACACTTCTCAAGAGCTTTGGGCCAACCCAGCAGCTTCCATACAGAATCTGCCATTTCAAAAAGCAAGATGGGGCTAACCCCCCTATGGAGAg ACAGCTCAACTCTTTCAAGCCAGAGAAGTAGTTTCCCAACTTCATTTTGGACCAGCTCTTACCAACCTCCACCTCGGCCATGTATAAGTGGAGTTCACCCAGACTTCTCAGTCACTGCACCAGGCACCTTTGCAGCATCTGATCCTGGTCCCTGGCCAGGACACAATTTGCATCAGACTgttcctcctccaccccctcctgtGTCAGAGTCCTGGCACTATCCACTGACATCTCAGGTGAGCCcgtcatacacacacatgcatgatGTATACATGCATCACCATCATCCCCATCCGCACATGCACCACCGCCACCATCACCACCCTTCTGCCAGCTCCCACTTGGATCCGCGCTATGGCTCTTTGCTGATGCCTTCAGTCCATACAGCCAGGATTCCTGCTCCCCAGTGTGACATTACAAAGACAGATCCTACTACTGTTACCACTGCTACCTCAGCATGGGCTGGAGCCTTTCATGGAACAGTGGACATTGTGCCAAGTTTTGGATTCGATTCAG